The genomic stretch CCTTGCCAATGTCGCGCAGGTAGAGCTACAAGCGCCGTCGGTGAGGAGGACAATATTCTCGTctgtgaagggggagggagggacaTTGGCTCTATTACCTGCGCCGGTGATGTTGAAGACATCTTCGGTTTGGTTCCAGGGATGGTACTGGTATGCTGTAAAGGTGTCGTTTTCGAGGATTACCGGGCCGAGAAGGGCATCGGAagtggtgaggttgaggccgGTTATAGGGGAGAAAATATGACCGGGGATGAGCTGTTCAACCATGCTGTTCTCGTGGAGGCTGCTCAGGGCTTTGAAGCGGGCGGGCTCATCAGGGTTGATTTCGTCGAACGTGTTGGCGTCAAGTTTTTGATTTCCACTGCGTCGGCACTCGAGACCTTCGATATTTGGACGACGGACAGGGTTTCGCGTATGTTGTTGGCACTGAAGGCTGTTGTGTTGGGGATTAGCTAGAAGATGTGTTAGCAGACGAAATGAGAGCGATCATTGCGGGGATACCAACCTGAGCAAAGAGCTCGTAGGCAGCAGCTACAAGGCCATCCCCGTTCTCGCTAACGTCAATGATCAACTTTGTCTTATTCTGCTCTCGGGACTTCGCAAGGAGGTTGGCGATGGTAGCTTGAAAATCCACCAAGTATGCCATAGGATCCATATCAGGCGGGGAGAATTTTGAAAGGGCAAGCACAACTACATCGTCATATCCCGTCCCGTTCAGAAAGTAGCCGGAAGTTATGTTGGAACCATTGTCTCTAACGGCCGGCCAAGGATAGTTGCTCATTGTTGGGGAGAGAGGCGGCAGGGTATTTGTACTGGACACATCGCTTGCGGAGGTATCGGTCCTGGCCGAAGTTGGAAATTGCGGCGGCACTtcggttgttgctggtggttcAACATCTATCGAAGCGTCGGGATCACAGAAACGTGTGTAAAAGCCTTCGCCAGTTCGCACACCAGTGAAGTTCGCTCCCATTCGAACAATGGCAACGGACTCTACCGTGACTTCCTGGCCATTTTCATAGGTCAAGGTTAGGGCTTTGTCCCTGGTAATCCATCGAGTTTGTAAGCAAAGTGCGATGATGAGGACCGGCGAAAGAGGGCATTCCGGCATCCCACATAGCGTCAAGACTTTGGAAGTCTGAAAAACGAAGCTGCTGTTTCATCACAACATCTACAGCGTCCTTTCCATTAATTTGAACAATCGCGGGTGGGGGTTGGCTTCTAGCGAGCGTCCCATTTGAGTTAGTGCCATATAGCTGAGCTAAGTGGGTGTTAGTCTCATACTTCAAGGCATCCATGATGGGCGCGAAA from Podospora pseudopauciseta strain CBS 411.78 chromosome 3, whole genome shotgun sequence encodes the following:
- a CDS encoding hypothetical protein (COG:S; EggNog:ENOG503NZSE); translation: MGGLDKIASRVSGDEKYASEYDFAMAIYELIGASHDGHFRFVSDVFGDFFFVNTLVQDLVTISVNGTATPKLYHLSQLYGTNSNGTLARSQPPPAIVQINGKDAVDVVMKQQLRFSDFQSLDAMDKALTLTYENGQEVTVESVAIVRMGANFTGVRTGEGFYTRFCDPDASIDVEPPATTEVPPQFPTSARTDTSASDVSSTNTLPPLSPTMSNYPWPAVRDNGSNITSGYFLNGTGYDDVVVLALSKFSPPDMDPMAYLVDFQATIANLLAKSREQNKTKLIIDVSENGDGLVAAAYELFAQVANPQHNSLQCQQHTRNPVRRPNIEGLECRRSGNQKLDANTFDEINPDEPARFKALSSLHENSMVEQLIPGHIFSPITGLNLTTSDALLGPVILENDTFTAYQYHPWNQTEDVFNITGAGNRANVPPSPFTDENIVLLTDGACSSTCATLARLLYSVNGTNNAKIKIKTAVVGGRPDPALGTVNNTSTGPMQAVGGVAGAQIFYFSNFHEAVKAVLVLSPELNSTTNSTENEDLLLLAEGYAMKRPLAGIGGGEAAGSINGKNDFVSLDNLETAIQFLSWNEDVIGGVNETNYCHFYYTKEMVFGPTKVWERAADAFWGEDGGINFK